The following proteins are co-located in the Paraburkholderia phytofirmans PsJN genome:
- the hisC gene encoding histidinol-phosphate transaminase, producing MTTPQDIIRRDVLAMTSYPVPDATGYIKLDAMENPFTLPPVLAAHLGEHLAGVALNRYPAPRPDALIEKIKRVMQVPAGCDVLLGNGSDEIISMVSVACAQPGAKVLAPVPGFVMYQMSAKLANLEFIGVPLKADFTLDTEAMLAAIAEHQPAIIYLAYPNNPTGTLYDDADMERIIAAANKSLVVIDEAYQPFAQQSWLPRADAFDNVVVMRTVSKLGLAGIRLGYLVGKPGWLTEFDKVRPPYNTNVLTQAAADFLLDHVDVLDSQAAQLREERTKLARAVSQLPGAEVFPSAGNFLLVRVPDASVLFETLLTARVLIKNVSKMHPLLANCVRLTVGSPEENAQLLAGLKLVLN from the coding sequence ATGACGACACCTCAAGACATCATCCGCCGCGACGTGCTCGCGATGACGAGCTATCCGGTTCCGGACGCCACGGGCTACATCAAGCTCGACGCGATGGAAAATCCGTTCACGTTGCCGCCGGTGCTGGCCGCGCATCTGGGCGAGCATCTGGCCGGCGTCGCGCTGAATCGCTATCCGGCGCCGCGTCCGGATGCGCTGATCGAGAAGATCAAGCGGGTGATGCAAGTGCCGGCCGGCTGCGACGTGCTGCTCGGCAACGGCTCGGATGAAATCATCAGCATGGTGTCGGTCGCGTGCGCGCAGCCGGGCGCCAAGGTGCTCGCGCCGGTGCCGGGATTCGTGATGTATCAGATGTCGGCGAAGCTGGCGAATCTCGAGTTCATCGGCGTGCCGCTGAAAGCGGATTTCACACTCGACACCGAAGCGATGCTAGCCGCGATCGCCGAGCACCAGCCGGCGATCATCTATCTTGCCTACCCGAACAACCCGACCGGCACGCTGTACGACGACGCCGACATGGAGCGCATCATCGCCGCGGCCAATAAGAGCCTCGTGGTGATCGACGAGGCTTATCAGCCGTTCGCGCAACAGAGCTGGCTGCCGCGCGCCGATGCGTTCGACAACGTCGTCGTGATGCGCACGGTGTCCAAGCTCGGCCTTGCCGGCATCCGTCTCGGCTATCTGGTCGGCAAACCCGGCTGGCTGACCGAATTCGACAAAGTGCGGCCGCCGTACAATACCAACGTGCTCACGCAAGCCGCCGCCGATTTCCTGCTCGACCACGTCGACGTACTCGACTCGCAAGCGGCGCAATTGCGCGAAGAACGCACGAAACTCGCGCGCGCGGTGTCCCAATTACCGGGCGCCGAAGTGTTCCCGAGCGCCGGCAATTTCCTGCTGGTGCGCGTGCCCGACGCGTCGGTTCTGTTCGAAACGCTACTGACGGCGCGGGTTCTGATCAAAAACGTGAGTAAAATGCATCCATTGCTGGCCAATTGCGTGCGGTTGACCGTCGGTTCGCCGGAAGAAAACGCCCA